Proteins encoded within one genomic window of Rhinolophus sinicus isolate RSC01 linkage group LG05, ASM3656204v1, whole genome shotgun sequence:
- the POPDC3 gene encoding popeye domain-containing protein 3, with translation MERNSSLWKNLVDEHPVCTSWKQEAEGAIYHLASILFVVGFMGGSGFFGLLYVFSLLGLGFLCSAVWAWVDVCAADIFSWNFVLFVICFMQFVHIAYQVRSITFAREFQLLYSSLFQPLGTSLPVFRTIALSSEVVTLEKEHCYAMQGKTSIDKLSLLVSGRIRVTVDGEFLHYIFPFQFLDSPEWDSLRPTEEGIFQVTLTAETDCRYVSWRRKKLYLLFAQHRYISRLFSVLIGSDIADKLYALNDRVYIGKRYHYDIRLPNFYQLSSPEMPRSPLIEHFRNSRQYCDK, from the exons ATGGAAAGAAATTCGAGTTTATGGAAGAATCTAGttgatgaacacccagtctgTACAAGCTGGAAGCAAGAGGCCGAAGGAGCTATTTATCATCTTGCCAGTATTTTATTTGTAGTAGGTTTCATGGGTGGCAGTGGCTTCTTCGGACTCCTTTATGTCTTCAGTTTGCTGGGATTGGGTTTTCTCTGTTCTGCTGTCTGGGCTTGGGTAGATGTCTGTGCAGCTGACATATTTTCCTGGAATTTTGTACTGTTTGTTATCTGCTTCATGCAGTTTGTTCATATTGCATATCAAGTGCGCAGTATAACCTTTGCCCGGGAATTCCAGCTGTTGTACAGCTCCCTTTTCCAGCCTCTGGGGACCTCTTTGCCTGTCTTCAGAACGATTGCTCTGAGCTCTGAAGTGGTTACTTTGGAAAAGGAGCACTGTTATGCTATGCAGGGGAAAACTTCCATTGATAAACTCTCTCTTCTTGTTTCAGGAAG GATCAGAGTGACAGTTGATGGCGAATTTCTGCATTACATTTTCCCCTTCCAGTTCCTGGATTCTCCTGAATGGGACTCTCTGAGGCCCACAGAGGAAGGCATTTTTCAG GTAACCCTCACAGCAGAAACTGATTGTCGATATGTGTCTTGGaggagaaagaaattatatttgcTCTTCGCTCAGCATCGTTACATCTCCcgcctgttttcagttttaattggCAGTGACATTGCAGATAAACTCTATGCCTTGAATGACAGGGTATATATAGGAAAAAGATACCACTATGATATTCGGCTACCCAACTTCTATCAACTGTCAAGTCCAGAAATGCCCAGATCACCCCTGATAGAACATTTTCGGAATTCCAGACAGTATTGTGACAAATGA